One window of Papaver somniferum cultivar HN1 chromosome 9, ASM357369v1, whole genome shotgun sequence genomic DNA carries:
- the LOC113314262 gene encoding uncharacterized protein LOC113314262 has protein sequence MGFLEGSLPDCSSNLHCSKWEREKMKYCLCITKDTVSLSLGMLSVISWGVAEIPQIITNYREKSTEGLSLAFLMTWIVGDLFNLVGCKLEPATLPTQYYMAILYTITTSILASQTIYYSHIYHRLKAKRRVIPNKGPNQSETVDKINNKKITCKNGLNVLAGGHVPSSPIPVTAPILSRYGSLGRDMYYTSARSLTKSRTPTAGSYLAQTRGSEQTTIIHTAGQNAIEEPLLGDPISAQSAPHSNTKNMLCAVFALTFFFSSFSFQYSDNSLNQILDKPGRGVVFRIGRKILHSNDQVSSVHGSDINSEMGTILGWAMAAIYMGGRLPQICLNMRRGNVEGLNPLMFIFALVGNITYVGSILVSSLEWSKIRPNLPWLVDAGGCVLLDTFILIQFTYFHLRKPRNQQNNHGDLGTA, from the exons ATGGGGTTTCTCGAAGGATCTTTACCAGATTGTTCTAGTAACCTGCATTGCTCAAAATGGGAGAGGGAGAAAATGAAGTATTGTCTGTGTATTACTAAGGATACTGTTTCATTGTCGCTGGGTATGTTGAGTGTTATCAGTTGGGGTGTTGCTGAGATACCTCAAATCATTACAAACTACAGGGAGAAATCCACCGAGGGACTATCACTTGCCTTCTTGATGACATGGATTGTTGG AGATCTTTTCAACCTTGTTGGCTGTAAGCTGGAACCTGCTACT CTTCCAACACAATACTACATGGCAATA TTATATACAATAACAACCAGTATTCTTGCTTCGCAAACGATATACTATAGTCATATCTACCACCGTCTTAAAGCAAAGCGACGAGTCATTCCAAACAAG GGCCCGAACCAGTCAGAGACGGtggataaaataaataataagaagATTACCTGCAAAAATGGTCTGAACGTTTTGGCGGGGGGACATGTGCCAAGCTCACCCATCCCCGTCACTGCTCCTATTCTGTCTCGTTATGGTTCTCTTGGGAGAGACATGTACTACAC GTCGGCTAGATCTCTGACAAAAAGTCGTACACCTACAGCTGGATCTTATCTAGCACAAACCCGTGGTTCTGAACAAACAACCATAATTCACACCGCTGGCCAAAATGCTATTGAAGAGCCTCTGCTTGGTGATCCTATTTCTGCACAATCCGCACCACACTCTAACACAAAAAATATGCTGTGTGCA GTCTTCGCATTGACATTCTTCTTTagtagcttcagtttccagtatTCTGATAACAGTTTAAACCAGATTCTTGATAAACCAGGAAGAGGAGTTGTATTCAGAATAGGAAGAAAGATTTTACAT AGCAATGACCAAGTGTCATCGGTACATGGGAGTGATATTAACAGTGAAATGGGAACCATTCTTGGCTGGGCAATGGCTGCTATTTACATGGGTGGAAGACTTCCACAGATATGCTTAAAT ATGAGAAGGGGAAATGTCGAG GGGCTCAATCCGTTGATGTTTATCTTTGCATTGGTTGGAAACATTACCTATGTTGGAAG CATACTTGTTAGCAGCTTGGAGTGGTCAAAAATAAGGCCTAATCTGCCGTGGCTAGTGGATGCAGGAGGATGTGTTCTTTTAGATACTTTT ATACTCATTCAGTTCACCTATTTCCACTTGAGGAAACCTaggaatcaacagaacaatcatggTGATCTAGGTACAGCGTAG
- the LOC113314263 gene encoding cell number regulator 5: protein MKGQSNYVPPRYIPLSHSDPEAAIVPSVVDLVPAPGPAQWTSGICACCDDMQSCCIGLLCPCYLFGKNADFLGSGTLIGSCMTHFLLCGLVNSLCCLISEGLLLGFPGCCVACYSCGYRRALRLKYNLPEAPCGDFVTHLCCHLCAICQEYREIRERSGNNSSTDLTLAEITAPPVQKMESAPTQEK from the exons ATGAAAGGACAAAGCAATTATGTGCCTCCCCGGTACATTCCTCTAAGTCACTCAGACCCAGAGGCGGCTATTGTTCCATCAGTCGTTGACCTAGTTCCTGCTCCGGGCCCTGCGCAATGGACTTCTGGAATATGTGCTTGTTGTGATGACATGCAGAGCT GTTGTATAGGTCTTCTATGCCCTTGCTATTTGTTTGGCAAGAATGCTGACTTTCTGGGTTCTGGAACTTTGATTGGGTCCTGCATGACCCATTTTCTTCTGTGCGGTCTTGTTAACTCTCTCTGCTGTCTAATCAGTGAAGGCCTTCTATTGGGCTTTCCAGGATGCTGTGTTGCCTGTTACTCATGTGGGTACCGCAGAGCACTACGGTTGAAGTACAATTTGCCG GAAGCGCCCTGTGGAGACTTTGTAACTCATTTATGCTGCCATCTGTGTGCCATATGTCAAGAGTACAGGGAAATCCGTGAACGCTCAGGGAACAATAGCTCAACAGACCTTACACTTGCAGAAATTACAGCCCCACCCGTCCAAAAGATGGAATCAGCTCCAACCCAAGAAAAATGA